GTAAATATATAACATTAGGGAAAACAAAGAAATCAATTTAATCAGTTGCCCGCCAATTTAACAACATCCAATCACAAATCACAACATAGCTGACACAAAAAATTATCACACAAACTGCCATAGTAAGACATTACACATCGGCTTAGGCTCAAGAGTTAGGGTACCTGGTAAGCAAAATACTTTGATGATGAAGATAAAAAAGTGAAGGAGAAGAACAATTTCAGCAACAATCTCGAAACCTACATAAAAAGAAAAGATTGAGAGTTAAAAAATAGCGATGTCTCGATAACTTTAAAGCAACAGTAAACAAAATTAGACATTTGACTGATTTCCTCCTTGTATGCTTAAAtctttaccttatcaaaaaaaatatgCTCAAACTTATTGTCTACAAGCATTTCCTTCAAACAGTAAAGCTAAAGCAAACATATTATTTTAGTaaaatacaatatttttgtgttcaAACATTGCTAAATTTAAAGGTAGGATCATTCCTTATACATAAATATATGAAATGTCTAATAATAAGACTTAGCAATATATCTCAGAGAGGTTTCTAACTTGTAATAACTGAATCTAAATGTTTAAGCAATTGCAACCCAGTTTCTCGGCACAAAAATGCTAAGAGCTACATAAAAAGCACATCAGATGTGCTAATGTGTAGTTTAAACTTTAAAGTGAATAAATAGTTGAAAACTTCGCATATCAAACAGAAAACAGGGACTATCAAGAACGGGAAAATTCCTTGATATATGTCCCTAATCCATATTAAGCATCACTCGGATGATTTCAACAAATCGAAAAGAAATCAAACTACATATGTGAAAAGAAAACTCTTTTaattgaatttaaataaagtTTTGAAATCTATTCAACAGAACTTGAACATGaaacataataatttttttattaagcTAATAGGAAATAAAAATCCTAAGGACAACTTAATAATACAAGAGTGAAACATTTTTCTGATCAATTTAAATCAAGAAGTAAACAACATATGCAACACCGAAAATTTTATATCATTATGTTGCTagagttttataatttaaatctACCGTGAGCTCACATCAACAACAACGATCCAGTGCAATTCCACTAGTGAGGTTCGGGGAGagtagtatgtacgcagatcttacccctaccccgaggggatagaaaggctgtttccgatagactttTGGCTCAAGAAAACGCAAAGATAACAAAAAAAGATAATATATTAGTACCAACAATAAAAACTAAACTTTTATAAGCCAAGCATACATAATCGTAGCTTATCTGGATAGATTAATTAAACTTAATCTCATAGAGCATCTTGGTGTTAATTCCTCATCAACCACTTCAATTCAGTACAACCTCTTCCTTCTTTGAGTGTCCAACTTTTATCTCTTAACAAGTTCCCAATGACATTCATAACTCTAAAAGTAAAGGCGAATATTGGTAAATAACCTCACATAAATTGAGGCGGAGggggtaattttttatttttatatttgaacAAGTCGAGCAAGACATATtttctcaacaacaacaacaacaacaacgaaccCAGTGTATTCcataaatggggtctggggagggtagtgtgtacgcagaccttatccatATCTCATAAAGATAGAAaggctgtttctgatagaccctcggctcagctCAAATGCAACTGAATTAGATAAACGGAAGTATTTATAGAAGCAATGTTTGGAGAAGCAAGCACAGAAAACATATTAAATCTGTTGCTCATAAAAATAATGCACAAATATTCCTTAAGTAAAGAAAGAGATAAATGTACTACTGTGAGAAAAGGACAGAATATGTTCATATGTTTAGACATTAATTGAGTCACTCtaagaaacaagaagaagatGGTAAGTTCTCATCAATAAATCGGAGAATATTAACTTACATCATTTTTGTCAAATGGCATTAAAAATGAGTCTCTAACACTTAAACCAGCAACAACTATCATAATTGGATCCAGGCAGTTGAATACTGCACCTAATATTATCATTTTTCCCAGTTTTGGTTCAACTGGAAGCATTGATAAGTGTTGTCCAAGTACTGTCAGATTTTCATTCTCATCTAGAGCCCCTATTGTCTTCAGAAACTCAACATATTTTCTCAACAATTGtctcaaaaacaaaatagaaactATAAAAGGAGGATACTAAACATATACTTTACAATTCATTGGTAAAAATCTCAAAAACTGAATATTTTAATCACCTCAACCTCTCAAAATTTCCATCAAACACATTCAAAATAGAgggaaaaaacagaaaagaatcCACTTTTAACGGATCATGAGAAAAAAGCAACCCCACAAAAAGAAACAGAACATTTTCACAAGCTTCTTGAAAACCCAAGCTGCAAAGACACATATATTGCAACCAGGTAAGAATTTTAGCTAAAAACACTCTCGTGATTATAACTTTTACACTAATCACTGAAAAAGTTCTCAATATGGGCAAAACATCTTTATGAACTTATATCTTACAGATTAACAAAACTTAGGCGAGAATTCCTCTCTGATCAGTAGGataaaaaactttatttttaacGCGATTTGTTGATCAGTGTTGATAGCATTCAACAGGTACGTTTTTTACAAATGCTTATATCTTTATCCAATTACTTGATAAGTGCACACAAGAGAATGTACATATGTTTACTATAAATCCTAATGCTTCAATTCATTAAAGCTTTTGTGCGTTCACATATCATTCACCTAAATGCTATCTTTAAAAAATTACCCAACAATAAGATAGAAATTTCTCAACTACAAAGGTCAAACTTTTAGCTCACCAACTACACCACATAAAAGCAATGGCAAACTATTACTTTAAGTTCTTTCTAAGAGCAGCAAATTTTACTTCACCAAATATTGTGGGACATTAAATGAGTTCCATTAATAGAGGTAAAGctaggatttgaagtttatgagtttTGGATTTGCCATGGAACCCATAGTCCCTCTTTGTTATTGGTTCACagttaaatattcatatatatttaatgaattaCCTTATACAAATGCACCGTCTAAGCAAAAGTGACTGGATTCGGCCGAACCCGCACCTAATAGGCGCGCTCCACTCCTTATTCCACAACTTTTGGAACCAACAGATGCACTATGCAGATATTAGCAGAGAACTACCTAACATTCAATTTCATGAAATTACAGAAGCATAACGCTCTGGTTCAGATGGTCCTCCAATTACAAGGAATATCAAGAGTTTGAAAAATCACGTTTTGGGCAGTTTTGATACAGTCAAAACTCAAGCATGAAGGAGAAATTAGATTCTTGAATCTAGAAAATTAAACAAACCACCAATACCAAATTGGAAAAGAtactaagaaaattctcattCAAGAATTAATCTTCGGCAATCAAAACTCTACAcccagaaattagaaattttcatCAACTCATAGACCTACCCAACTAAAAACCTAAAGATAAATAGAGATACTTACCAAGAATTTTGATGGTGGCCAGAAATTTGGTTGCCGATGGAGATTTAGAAAGCAAAGTGATGGTGGCCGAAAATTTGATTTAGAGAGCAAAGTGATGGTGGCAATATgaattgttttctttaatctaaTTTCTAGGTATGACAGGGTATAGCATTTTTGCGGGAGAGAATTTAGAGGAAAATTAGAATATGGAGGGAataccaaaagtaaaaaataaaactttACTGTCTATATTCTTGAATCGCCACTAAAACTATAATATTTACCGATTAATATCCATTGGCCACTAATATTTGCCTTCTGCGAATAAATTAGCGGCAATTAATCTATTGCCGCTAAAGCCCCTTTTTGTTGTAGTgtgctcccagttgggtgcagTCACCAGTCTCTTTTTCAGCTCTTCAAAGGTCaacctgcaatcatcagaaaatacAAAGGGCTGGTCTTTTCAAGCAGCATACATAAGGGGTTAGAAATCTTGGAAAAATCCTTAATGAACCGCCTATAGAACCCTGCATGCCCCAGAAAACTTCTCACTGCTTTTACCGAAGTGGGTGGCGGCAGCTTCTCAATCACATCAACCTTGGCTTGGTCAACTTCAATTCCCTTTTTGGACACTCGATTCCCCAACAATatttcttcttgtaccataaaatggcacttctcccaattcagCACTAGATTTGTCTCCGCACATCTTTTGAGCTCTCTTCTTAGGTTGTGAAGACAATCTTCGAATGAATTCCCTACCACGGAGAAATAATCCATAAACACATCCATAATAtcctcaaccatgtcagtgaaaatggctaacatgcaccgctggaatgtagccggtgcattgcaaagcccaaagtgcattctccgaaaggcaaagatgccatacggacaagtgaaggatgttttctctctatcttccggGGATATTGAAATCTGGTTATACCTCGAGTATCCATCCAAGAAATAGAAGTGGGACGTCCCAACTAACCTGTCCAATATCTGGTCAATGAAGGGCAAGGGGAAATGGTCCTTCCAGGTGGCTATGTTCAATTTCTGATAGTCCATGCAAATTTTCCATCTCGTAATTGTACGAGTTGAGATTAACTCATTCTTCTCATTTTGGATTACCGTCATTCctcccttcttcggtacacattgaaCAGGACTAACCTAATTGTTGttagagatggggaagatgatactcgcatctaaccatttgatcacttccttcttcaccacctctttcaTATTCGGGTTCAGCCTTcgttgatgttctctggaaggtttgtgcccttctTCCAGGAGAATTTTGTGCATATAAAAAGCTGGGttgataccctttatgtctgtCATGGTCCAACCAATGGCAATTTTACGTTCCTGTAACACCTGTAGGAGTTGCTCTACCTGCACATCTAGcaaacagatgatataataataggtaAAGTAGAATTAGGCCCTAACAAAGTGTACCTGAGGTGAGCTGGAAGCGGTTTCAGGTCCTACTGCGGTGGCTCCCCTATCGATGGTTTCGTAGGTGGCATTgttctttcttctaagtgtaaGGGCTCGAACTGGGGTTCCCTTGTCCAGAACCCTTGACCTTCGAGAGCCATGACCCACTCTGCCAACTCCTCACCATCTACATGTTCCAGATTCATCAAGCAAGCTTCTAACGGATCCCTGACATTAATAGTCTCATCCTCCTCTTGTAATATCACATCTACGGCCTCCACTAGTGAGCAATTTACAAATTGGCTGGGTCTCCTCAGAGATTGTTGAATATTGAATATGATTTCTTTATTGTTTAACCTCATTTTCAATTCCCCAGTCTCACAATCAATCAATGCTCTCCCAGTGGCTACAACATCCTGCCAAGAATCATTGGTATCTCATCATCCACTTGACAGTCAAGAATGACGAAGTCTGCAAGGAATACAAATTTCCCCAGTtgaacaagcacatcatcaagaatTCCAGTCAGTCTCTTCATTGTGCGATCAGCCAATTGCAGTAACATTGAGGTTGGTCTAGCTCTGTCAATGCCCAGTTTTGTATAGATAGCCAAGGGCATTAAGTTTATACtggctcccaaatcacataatgctttagcaaaagcataactCCCAATGGTGCATGGGATAGTGAAACTACCTGGATCAGACACCTTTTGAGCCATAGGTCTTATCACAACCGCGCTGCAGGTCTGCGTCAGAGTTACAGTGGACAGGTCCTGGAACTCAAATTTTCTCGACATcaggtccttcatcatttttgcataccctggcatttccctcaaagcatccattagtggaatattcaattgaatttgcctgagcatttccatgaatttcctgtattgatcatctttcttttgctttgccaaCCTCTGAGGGAATAGTGCAGGAATCAACCTCTTCCCACTACTTTGCGCCTTTTCTTTGTTGGGAGCTTTTTCTACTACCTATTCTAGGAGTAGTTCACCTTCCTTCTCCTTACCCTTATCAACCTGTGCTTGCTCAATTGCAACCTCGGTGAGCTCTGCCAACACATCGGTCTCTAATGTAACTGGGGTAGCTGGAGTAGTTGGCATTGTCTCTCTCCTGGATTGAGCAACTTCTTGCTCTCTGTCTAAATCCCTTCCATTCATGAGACTCACTGCCAGTAGCTGATTTGGGTTCTGCTCCTTTGGATTGATGTTTATGTCTGCAGGCAATGTTCCTTGTGGGCGATTGTTTAAGGCCATAGATAACTGGCCTAATTGAGTTTCAATGCCTTTAATAACCGAATCATGTGCAACTAACTTCTCTTGCATCTTTCCATTTGTCCCAATGAGTTGTTGAAGCATACCCCTGATTTCATCATATTACTATCCTGTTGTTGCTGAGGTGGTTggtaggtcaaatgttactggtGTTGCTGATTATAGCCATGTTGCCTTTGATAAGGTATGATTTGGCCTTATGGTCGTGCTCCTCCTAGATTGGGGTTGTGATGTGGCTGGTTCGGTATGTACTGTTGGTTTGCTGTTGGTCCCTATTGTTGTCCACCTTGCCTCTGACTTCCAGAATTATTGACATAATTCTTATCTTATGTGAATCTCTGGTTGTCATTCTCTCCATTCCACGAGCACAAATATGGCTGGTTAATGCAAGGAGTGCACAAGCCTCCATTTGTGGTATGTGCACCTGTTTCATACCCATCTCATCTATTTTTTTTGTCAGCAAGCTCATCTGGGTCGTAAGAGTGGCTATGTTTTCTGCATGTGTATTGTTTGGGTCAAGAGCAACAGAATGCACTATTGGAGTGAGTGTTGTGTCTCTCGTCATCCAGCCTAAATTTTGAGACATCTTATCAAGAAGAACTTGCACTCTGTGAAAGTTTTGCTCAAGAATGCACCCCCGGCAGAAGCATCTACATTGGCCTTCAGACGGTCAGCCAAACCCATATAGAATCTCTGTCCTagcatctgatctggaatgccatggtgaGGGAACTTTACCAACATGCCCTTAAAACTCTCCCAAGTCTCTTGCAAAGTCTCAGTTAGTTTCTGGTTGAATTGCAATATCTCATCAATCTTCCTCGCAGTTTTGTTGGGTGGATAAAACTTGTTTAAGAA
Above is a window of Nicotiana tabacum cultivar K326 chromosome 8, ASM71507v2, whole genome shotgun sequence DNA encoding:
- the LOC142163358 gene encoding uncharacterized protein LOC142163358 codes for the protein MMKDLMSRKFEFQDLSTVTLTQTCSAVVIRPMAQKVSDPGSFTIPCTIGSYAFAKALCDLGASINLMPLAIYTKLGIDRARPTSMLLQLADRTMKRLTGILDDVLVQLGKFVFLADFVILDCQVDDEIPMILGRML